The Porphyrobacter sp. HT-58-2 genome segment GGAAGGGAGCTTCGACATCGTCGCCCGCCAGGATCAGGCGGAAGCCGAAATTGCAGCCCTGCGCGGGGATGTCGAAGACGTGAAATCCCGGCTCGACAAGGTCGCCCGTGCTGCAAGCCGTCCGTCCATCGGAGGCGCTGGCACCACTTCAAGCGATGGAGGCGAGGTCAAGGGCTTCGTCGATGGCTACCTGCGCCGTGGCCGCGAGACCGAACTGAAGTCGATCAGCGGCGCAACGCCTGGCGATGGCGGCTTTGCCGTGCCGCGTCAGATTGATGCGGCCATTGCCGCACAACTCGCCGACATCAGCCCGATCCGGGCTATTGCACAAGTGGTGCAGACCGGCACCTCGGGTTATCGCAAGCTGGTCGCCACTGGTGGTATCGCTTCGGGCTGGGTCAGCGAAACAGCCCCGCGCCCGCTGACCGGAACGCCGCAGTTCGCCGAGATCGCACCCCCCTCGGGCGATCTTTTTGCCAATCCCGCAGCCAGTCAGGCGATGCTCGATGATGCCGCCTTTGACATCGAGACCTGGCTCGCCAGTGAAATCGCGCTCGAATTCGCCCGGGCGGAAGGCACCGCGTTCGTCACCGGCACCGGCAACAACCAGCCGGAGGGCTTTCTCACCGCCCCCACCGCCACTGCAGAAGACGGTGTCCGCACCTTTGGCACCCTGCAATATGTCGGATCGGGCAGCGCAACCGGGCTGGGCAGCACGCTTGATGCCAAGCTGATCGACCTGATCCACGCGCTCAAGTCGGGCCATCGGCAGGGCGCAGTGTTCGTGATGAACTCGGCGACGCTGGCGAGCGTACGCAAGCTCAAGACTGCAGATGGAGCATTTCTGTGGCAGCCGGGCATGGTCGAGGGACAGCCGGACCGCCTGCTCGGCTACCCGGTGGTCGAGGCCGAAGACATGCCCGATGTCGCGGGCGGGG includes the following:
- a CDS encoding phage major capsid protein; its protein translation is MNNTSTPTTSATDPLEGSFDIVARQDQAEAEIAALRGDVEDVKSRLDKVARAASRPSIGGAGTTSSDGGEVKGFVDGYLRRGRETELKSISGATPGDGGFAVPRQIDAAIAAQLADISPIRAIAQVVQTGTSGYRKLVATGGIASGWVSETAPRPLTGTPQFAEIAPPSGDLFANPAASQAMLDDAAFDIETWLASEIALEFARAEGTAFVTGTGNNQPEGFLTAPTATAEDGVRTFGTLQYVGSGSATGLGSTLDAKLIDLIHALKSGHRQGAVFVMNSATLASVRKLKTADGAFLWQPGMVEGQPDRLLGYPVVEAEDMPDVAGGAFPIAFGNFRHGYLIAEHSATRVLRDPFTNKPFVHFYATKRIGGKVLDSNAIKLLKVEA